AACCAAATTGTATGCATTGTTGAAGTATGTTGAACTGGCAAATATTTTTACAATAAAGGTCTTCTTGTAACATTATAATGGTAAGATTACTCTCAGTAGTTCATAAGAATAAGATGTACTAAATTACTTCCTCTTCCTTGGTGTACAGGCATTTTTCTCGTACAAACCAGCTCTTGGAAGAAATGGGAATGGCTCCCATAGATTGGCAGCTATAATCTGGAGAAGTTCTGCAACTCTGATGTAGTTTTGTATACTGGTCTGAATTATCAAGCCCCGGTGCTCACCTAGGCATGCGGCAAGTATTGGACCCAAAGTTTAGTTAATGTTAAGGGGTTCTAATCTATCTTTTAAGTTACGGTTTCAACTGTTGAAGTTGATCCTTGTCAAGTAGGTAGTACATTTTTGGCTCTAACATGTGGCTGAATTTCTTAAGAAGAAATGCTGTTTATCGCTTGCCAGAACAGTTAATGAAGAAAAGCTCACATTTCTTACCAAACAAATTTATAGCACTAGTTTTTGCATTTCTAAACAATCCTGAATCGTAATGAATTCATCATTTTAACAAGTTCCAAATGaactatttttcaaaatgcaACAATAGCAATAATTTATTTGACCATAATAACTGCATAACCAACACTCTTGTATTGAAAACTTTATATAGACATTTTATGTACTTGTACTATTTCAACCTTAATGTTACCAGTTCTTACACACACTGTGTGTGTATTTATTAGATTTATACATTATTATGAGTTTGATAATTCAAAGGTTGGGTTTAAGGTTAACTAGTCACATATATAAGCGGTAGAAATTTCACAAGAATAAAATACAAACTTCTGAATCAAGGCTAAAGATAGAACCTTGGTACTTGCTTATCTTTATTTTGACAAAAGAAATATCATGCAGGCTTTTCATAAGTATTCTGTTCTCTGAACTCTGAGATTTTCTCACGAATGCTTCCAGCCATGTCAGATCGCACAAATAAATGGGTATCATCCAAAACATGTAATATAAACTTCTGTGACTGGGGTAACGCTGCATTCATGTTGATAATAAATTGTGCCATTGGTATGTCACTGCAATCCAACAGTGTAAGAGGTTAGCAGGGATAAACCGAAAATGAATCACAACGATTTCTGCATAAGAATCACACACAAATTGTCACTTTTACATATTTCTTCCACCCTCGAGTTGGGTAATACTATATACTCTGCTGCGTGTTGGGATTAACCTATCAATTTGTAATAATTTTTATCTGCTAATTAAACCTAACCTACGATAGATGAGCTTCACCTTGTTGGCTGGGTGAAGGTAGCGAGATCTTTTCCAACAAAGTTCTTTAAATTCATGAAAAAGTGGTGCAAGTTGTAGCGGATGATAAAATATGTAATCATCAAACTGAAAACCAGTAAACTGTTATTGAAATAAAAAGACACGAATAAAGTAGGCCGGGGTACATTATGGTCCGCATATCAATATACCGAGTTCAAAAAAGTTTTCCTACCAAATAATTTATAGAAGCATAAAGCATCACCCCTAATGATGTTCAATACCACAAACCAATACGTAATTCAAAGATTCTACTTCATTATCATATCAAGTTCAAGCTATTTCTAAAATCATTTGATAGAATTAACAAGCGGCTTCACAAACATCAGAGCAACATAGATCATAccagtcaaacaataaccatgAATACCGTAAAACTTTCAGTCAGGACAGAAAAGTTACCAAGAAATGTATAAGCCTTTGATTATGTTTACCATGGTGGTATCGGAAGCCACCTTTACGGGCTTAAGTCTGTACAATAACAAATTACATAATAGGAGAAATTAGGTAAAACCTTAgcaaaaaaaagagagaaaaagaaacAAAATTATTTACCACAACacaaaaaacaaataaaaatacaaGAGGCTAAATAAGCAATTAGAGTAAGAATAGCTTGATTACTGAATTTTAATCTAGCAATTAGCAATACATAGCTAAAACATGAATAAGAGCATATATATGAGGATGATATAATGCAGACATACAACTGGGGTTCCACATCTAAAACAATACCTTGAggattaaattatttaattacgacGACAGAaggagtgtgtgtgtgtgtgtgtataaaTAAGAGCGGAAGATATAGAAATATACCAGAGGAATTGATGGAATAACAGGTGGATCGGGTGAGGAGAGACTGTGAATTTGGGATCAGATTGCAGGTACTCTCAATTCAAACACTGAATTGCCTTATACTCACTCCGTTTCGGGCCCGTTATACTCACCCATTCTTTGCATTTAGGGCCCGTTTAAAACTTAATTGcctcatttttttaaaaataaatggaCCACAATGTCACATGGTCCAAATATCACATCGGTCCTAATTGTCATTTCACTTCACCATATTTTGAAAAACCATCCAAAATGTTAGGgttttgtttatttatttttattttttttaatgtgGCAACGTGACTTCATGTCACGTtttgtgtttcttcttcttcttatttTATACTTCTTTTGGTGTTATTGTTTAAAAACCCGAAAATATcacttaatattatatttttgatatttttgttatttaatatttttaaaatttaaaattatatcataatttaacaatttttaacatcTATGATTCAACAATTCCTTTTTGGATTTtagaattatttaaaaaaattaatgaatattagtgtTTATGGTTTAGGGTTTACTAGAGCCTAAAACTTAATTTTAGCTCGGGTTTAGGGCCCTAAATCCTAAAACCAAAAATGTAAATTTTAAGTtaaacagttttaaaatttaaggGAGTAATCTAATTTAATAATTCTTAACATTTTAGATTTCACTAATCCCTTTTTAGGttttagaaataatttaaataattttttagtattttaggaattaacaattttttatttgagtttataaatatatattttttaaaaaatttacatGTGTAAAACGCTAGATGAATTAGTGTTTTGGGGCCAAAATGGCCAAAATGCTACATAATGGTCATTGTCATTTTTTTTTCATAAGTGATATTTTAAACCATTTTTTACCCATAGGGGCATCACccaatttttttatataaaaaacgaaaattttaaaaataaagcaggaaactatattttatagccaatgataaaaaaaattgtaaaaaatgAGCGGGACAAAGggaatatatttatttattaagtgtaATATAACGCAGTACTAGTACATCCTGCAATTTTCCTTGTAGTTTTTTCTTGAGGTGAAATATTTTGGTTATAATTTGATCTTacatattaaaaaaatacaaaaatgtCACCCTGCCAAAATTGTGCTAAAAACAAATAGTATACTGCTAAAGTTTTTCTATGATCCTCATAAacctttaaaattatttttagatcACATGCACTCCTCTCTTCCGGTGGCTTTTGTTGTGTGATTGGATTGCTTTGACAACAAAAGGATTAGTGAGTTGAAAGATCTTCTCAAGTTAGTAGGATTCTTTTTTTTAAACCATAGATCGGAAAATTGGCAAGTAATTTTCGGACTTATTTTAGATGGACGGGTTACTCACAAATATACCCCAAAAGATTACAGACAATGTGGGTAATAAACTTATTCCAATGCCATATCGATACGAAATTCTGGTATAGAACTTTCAACTTCTAAAATTTATATAAGGATTACATTAAGATGTTGTACAGGTACCTATAGGATCATCAGAGCAGCAGGAATGAAGCATGTTGCCGTTATTACACTAGATCTTGACATAGAATATTATCACTAATCCTCCCATTATCCTTGATGCTTCTGCATGCAGTG
This genomic interval from Apium graveolens cultivar Ventura chromosome 8, ASM990537v1, whole genome shotgun sequence contains the following:
- the LOC141679095 gene encoding general transcription and DNA repair factor IIH subunit TFB5-like; translated protein: MVNIIKGLYISCDIPMAQFIINMNAALPQSQKFILHVLDDTHLFVRSDMAGSIREKISEFREQNTYEKPA